The Halogranum gelatinilyticum genome window below encodes:
- a CDS encoding DUF2797 domain-containing protein, with amino-acid sequence MQIVGYDSGDDAGLLVSDGDGLDYVALDAGTDLAYTLGERHCAGTVHEETHIACDAPRAPYCRDHQYTWVCARCTGTCLKDEMDCYDDHAVYLAAFAPNVFKVGVTKHWRLDTRLREQGADRAAHIRTVDNGRVAREIEAGIAETVTDRVRVPTKREGLHRAVDADLWNEFVAEFDPIETFEFDYGFDLADQPMAETIATGTVRGTKGRLLVLDHAGSTYAVDMRDLVGYEVEAGRTEKDVQSSLGAFG; translated from the coding sequence GTGCAAATCGTCGGCTACGATTCGGGCGACGACGCCGGACTCCTCGTCAGCGACGGCGACGGACTCGACTACGTCGCCCTCGACGCCGGGACCGACCTCGCCTACACGCTCGGCGAGCGTCACTGCGCCGGGACGGTCCACGAGGAGACCCACATCGCCTGCGACGCTCCGCGAGCACCCTACTGTCGGGACCACCAGTACACGTGGGTCTGTGCCCGCTGTACCGGCACCTGCCTGAAAGACGAGATGGACTGCTACGACGACCACGCGGTCTACCTCGCGGCGTTCGCGCCCAACGTGTTCAAGGTCGGCGTGACGAAGCACTGGCGGCTCGACACCCGCCTGCGCGAGCAGGGTGCCGACCGCGCGGCCCACATCCGGACGGTCGACAACGGCCGGGTCGCCCGCGAGATCGAGGCCGGCATCGCCGAAACCGTGACCGACCGCGTGCGCGTCCCGACGAAACGTGAGGGGCTACACCGCGCCGTCGACGCCGACCTGTGGAACGAGTTCGTCGCCGAGTTCGACCCCATCGAGACGTTCGAGTTCGACTACGGCTTCGACCTCGCCGACCAGCCGATGGCCGAGACCATCGCGACGGGGACGGTCCGCGGGACGAAGGGTCGGCTGCTCGTCCTCGACCACGCGGGCAGCACCTACGCGGTCGATATGCGCGACCTCGTCGGCTACGAAGTCGAAGCGGGACGGACGGAGAAGGACGTCCAGTCGAGTCTCGGCGCGTTCGGGTAG
- a CDS encoding BsuPI-related putative proteinase inhibitor, giving the protein MLDATLAADTEGDTVRFTLTVENTGTDAETLSFRDSQRAEFVARSGETEVWRWSEGQLFAQMLGSETVEPGATVTYEAEWEVASGGTYTVVGTVVADDCDVSAEATVSV; this is encoded by the coding sequence ATGCTCGATGCGACGCTCGCCGCCGACACAGAGGGCGACACCGTTCGGTTCACACTGACGGTCGAAAACACCGGAACCGACGCCGAGACGCTCTCCTTTCGCGACAGCCAACGCGCGGAGTTCGTCGCCCGCAGTGGAGAGACGGAGGTCTGGCGGTGGAGCGAGGGGCAGCTGTTCGCGCAGATGCTCGGCTCGGAGACGGTCGAGCCGGGGGCGACCGTGACTTACGAGGCCGAGTGGGAGGTCGCGAGCGGGGGGACGTACACCGTCGTCGGCACGGTCGTCGCCGACGACTGCGACGTCAGCGCGGAAGCGACGGTCTCCGTCTGA
- a CDS encoding NAD-dependent epimerase/dehydratase family protein, which produces MKLSDKRVVVTGGAGLVGSHLAARLAADNDVVVADDLSKGSRDRVPEGVEFVECDMTDADDVATAVTEDVDVVFHFAAYTDTNYANPRQLFEENTEMTYNLLERMAEVGVTNLAFTSSSTVYGEAPMPTPEDYAPLEPISVYGASKLADEGLISTYAHSDEFTAWVFRFANIVGPHQRGNVVPDFIQKLIDDPEELEILGNGRQEKSYLHVSDCVDAMCHVVEHATKDMNTYNLGTRTTTSVTTIADIVADEMGLDPDYSYTGGDRGWKGDVPKMRLSIEKLSALGWEPTTSSDDAVRKAARDLIDELTE; this is translated from the coding sequence ATGAAGCTCTCCGACAAGCGCGTCGTCGTCACCGGCGGTGCGGGCCTCGTCGGCTCGCATCTCGCGGCACGGCTCGCGGCCGACAACGACGTCGTCGTCGCCGACGACCTCTCGAAAGGTAGCAGAGACCGCGTCCCCGAGGGTGTCGAGTTCGTCGAGTGCGACATGACCGACGCCGACGACGTCGCCACGGCCGTCACCGAAGACGTCGACGTCGTCTTCCACTTCGCGGCCTACACCGACACGAATTACGCGAACCCACGCCAGCTGTTCGAGGAGAACACCGAGATGACCTACAACCTCCTCGAACGGATGGCCGAGGTCGGCGTGACGAACCTCGCGTTCACCTCGTCGTCGACCGTCTACGGCGAGGCTCCGATGCCGACGCCCGAAGACTACGCGCCGCTCGAACCCATCAGCGTCTACGGCGCGAGCAAACTCGCCGACGAGGGACTCATCTCCACCTACGCCCACTCGGACGAGTTCACCGCGTGGGTCTTCCGCTTCGCCAACATCGTCGGCCCGCACCAGCGCGGCAACGTCGTCCCGGACTTCATCCAGAAGCTCATCGACGACCCCGAGGAGCTGGAGATTCTCGGCAACGGCCGCCAGGAGAAGTCTTACCTCCACGTCTCCGACTGCGTGGACGCGATGTGTCACGTCGTCGAGCACGCGACGAAGGACATGAACACCTACAACCTCGGCACGCGGACGACGACCTCGGTGACGACCATCGCCGACATCGTCGCCGACGAGATGGGCCTCGATCCCGACTACAGCTACACCGGCGGCGACCGCGGCTGGAAGGGCGACGTCCCGAAGATGCGACTCTCCATCGAGAAGCTCTCGGCACTCGGCTGGGAGCCGACGACCTCCTCGGACGACGCGGTCCGGAAGGCCGCCCGCGACCTCATCGACGAACTGACGGAGTAA
- a CDS encoding DICT sensory domain-containing protein — protein sequence MTLTEFIREMEDRRKTVTVFARRPQFGLGKVFGPRHVAIEHERLPPDDPEEFVTVSRGDEFLGSIALSSLVSLDAPAIHEPGSSDIAEADFRYLLELLDDTVFSSFDRRQMLATSREIEDRAVRAGKGTLHAGFQRLSALRDQTETYRAIGRVAGLDVHVYGEPDWDPPVLPGVTVHGLLDDEVRDTWFVAYDGGGNDLSKCALLAQEHAPGEFYGFWTYDPTLVDRIVDYVEGSFTHVSDGPDRSDAANAPVNGGGCESGGGGGSGGDGGNDGRGGGDGRGGSDGSDGGDERSETP from the coding sequence ATGACGCTTACAGAGTTTATCCGGGAGATGGAGGACCGTCGCAAGACGGTGACCGTCTTCGCCCGCAGACCGCAGTTCGGTCTCGGGAAGGTCTTCGGTCCCCGACACGTCGCCATCGAGCACGAGCGGCTTCCGCCCGACGACCCCGAGGAGTTCGTCACCGTCAGCCGCGGCGACGAATTCTTGGGCAGCATCGCGCTCAGTTCGCTGGTCTCGCTCGACGCACCGGCCATCCACGAACCGGGGAGCAGCGACATCGCCGAGGCGGACTTCCGGTATCTGCTCGAACTGCTCGACGATACCGTCTTCTCGTCGTTCGACCGCCGACAGATGCTCGCGACGTCCCGCGAGATCGAGGACCGAGCAGTCCGCGCGGGCAAGGGCACGCTCCACGCGGGGTTCCAGCGGCTCTCGGCGTTGCGTGACCAGACGGAGACGTACCGGGCCATCGGCCGGGTCGCCGGACTCGACGTCCACGTCTACGGCGAACCCGACTGGGACCCGCCGGTCCTCCCCGGTGTGACTGTCCACGGACTGCTCGACGACGAGGTCCGCGACACGTGGTTCGTCGCCTACGACGGCGGCGGCAACGACCTCAGCAAATGTGCACTGCTCGCCCAGGAGCACGCGCCGGGCGAGTTCTACGGCTTTTGGACCTACGACCCGACACTCGTCGACCGAATCGTCGACTACGTCGAGGGGTCGTTCACCCACGTGTCGGACGGACCGGACCGGTCGGACGCGGCGAACGCACCGGTCAACGGTGGCGGATGTGAAAGCGGCGGAGGCGGCGGAAGTGGCGGAGACGGAGGAAACGACGGTCGCGGCGGAGGTGACGGCCGTGGCGGGAGCGACGGAAGCGACGGAGGCGACGAGCGAAGCGAAACTCCCTAA
- a CDS encoding tRNA (cytidine(56)-2'-O)-methyltransferase — translation MQDEPEVAVLRYGHRPGRDDRMTTHVGLTARALGADRVVFPDNAGQSQETVEDITGRFGGPFEVELTDALNATIRNWEGTVVHLTMYGERVQDVEGEIREAHREEPLLVVVGGEKVPFEVYEGADWNVGVTNQPHSEVAGLAVFLDRLFDGRELEREWEDADRQVIPMATGKKVVDPDEES, via the coding sequence ATGCAGGACGAACCCGAAGTCGCGGTGCTCCGCTACGGCCACCGGCCGGGCCGCGACGACCGGATGACGACCCACGTCGGGCTCACGGCGAGGGCACTCGGTGCCGACCGGGTGGTCTTCCCCGACAACGCCGGGCAGTCACAGGAGACCGTCGAGGACATCACGGGCCGCTTCGGCGGCCCGTTCGAGGTCGAACTGACCGACGCGCTGAACGCAACGATACGAAACTGGGAGGGCACGGTCGTCCATCTGACGATGTACGGCGAACGCGTCCAGGACGTCGAAGGCGAGATTCGGGAGGCACACCGCGAGGAGCCGCTGCTCGTCGTCGTCGGCGGCGAGAAGGTTCCCTTCGAGGTCTACGAGGGGGCGGACTGGAACGTCGGCGTCACGAACCAGCCGCACTCGGAGGTCGCCGGACTCGCGGTCTTCCTCGACCGGCTGTTCGACGGCCGTGAACTCGAACGGGAGTGGGAAGACGCGGACCGACAGGTGATTCCGATGGCGACGGGCAAGAAAGTCGTCGACCCCGACGAGGAATCGTAG
- a CDS encoding transcription factor gives MAFEDLLNDPVIQKYLHELVGPTGMPVAAAPPDGEVTDEELAEELGLELNDVRRALFILYENDLATYRRVRDEDSGWLTYLWTFEYENIPENLKEEMGRLLEAIEEREEYERTHEFYLCEVCSIRFEFGEAMDFGFECPECGSPLESMENNHLVDAMTRRVDELRDELNVDATS, from the coding sequence ATGGCTTTTGAGGACCTGCTGAACGACCCTGTCATCCAGAAGTACCTCCACGAGCTGGTTGGCCCCACGGGGATGCCGGTCGCCGCCGCGCCGCCGGACGGCGAAGTGACCGACGAAGAGCTGGCCGAGGAGTTGGGTCTCGAACTCAACGACGTCCGCCGGGCGCTCTTCATCCTGTACGAGAACGACCTCGCGACCTACCGCCGCGTCCGCGACGAGGACTCCGGCTGGCTCACCTATCTGTGGACCTTCGAGTACGAGAACATCCCGGAGAACCTCAAAGAGGAGATGGGACGGCTGCTCGAAGCGATCGAAGAGCGCGAGGAGTACGAGCGCACCCACGAGTTCTACCTCTGTGAGGTCTGTTCCATCCGCTTCGAGTTCGGTGAGGCGATGGACTTCGGCTTCGAATGTCCCGAATGTGGCTCGCCGCTCGAATCGATGGAGAACAACCACCTCGTCGACGCGATGACACGACGCGTCGACGAACTGCGCGACGAACTCAACGTGGACGCTACCAGCTAA
- a CDS encoding DUF2110 family protein, with protein MVVLATKCYVSGDARDRALKSLGSMIQNDIGDLDVEWDIGVRDDDFISVTVTGDDAEVARNLLREEWGSVVPQHREGETYVGTLDAWDDEGFYLDVGHGNRVFVARDDLGLGQGSPTQIRERFGIVQHTPLKFVAGETPRLADETVDMLYDWTRGEGRVNVNSATRGEVRATVNRAGHAHDIVTVERLGLLEQSIMCREGTDPPGLLSSIGEYVPAELRCVIT; from the coding sequence ATGGTCGTACTCGCAACCAAATGTTACGTCAGCGGCGACGCACGCGACCGAGCGCTCAAGAGCCTCGGTTCGATGATTCAGAACGACATCGGTGACCTCGACGTCGAGTGGGACATCGGTGTCCGCGACGACGACTTCATCAGCGTCACCGTCACCGGCGACGACGCGGAGGTCGCCCGCAACCTCCTCCGCGAGGAGTGGGGGTCGGTCGTCCCGCAGCACCGCGAGGGCGAGACCTACGTCGGGACGCTCGACGCCTGGGACGACGAGGGCTTCTACCTCGACGTCGGCCACGGCAACCGCGTGTTCGTCGCCCGCGACGACCTCGGTCTCGGCCAGGGGTCGCCGACGCAGATCCGCGAACGGTTCGGCATCGTCCAGCACACCCCGCTGAAGTTCGTCGCGGGTGAGACACCCCGGCTCGCCGACGAGACGGTCGATATGCTCTACGACTGGACGCGCGGCGAGGGTCGCGTCAACGTCAACAGCGCGACCCGTGGCGAGGTCCGAGCGACGGTCAACCGCGCGGGTCACGCCCACGACATCGTCACGGTCGAACGGCTGGGGCTGCTCGAACAGAGCATCATGTGCCGGGAGGGAACCGACCCGCCGGGACTGCTCTCCAGCATCGGCGAATACGTGCCTGCGGAGCTTCGTTGCGTCATCACATGA
- a CDS encoding DUF5803 family protein, with translation MNKRLVLGTAALAVLLVTSGCLGAIMGPQDVSDTQLNEEPPVDYAFDSDRDVHITVTENAQFAAVYEMNGSSIELFRRDGFGGRNSIPVSALRYQYENGTVLNGTQLKARGGSVQQTREVVTVTLPSDANADGKLAFTSSSSPKRFSLPTYVEGSYEVVLPPDRRVDFFLFGQVRPSADERFEDDQGRTHLQWENVDTESVLVQFYLQRDLYIFGGIAALLVLVAGGGLAYYKRQIEALRERRQQMGLSVDVSDDDDGPPPGMG, from the coding sequence ATGAACAAGCGACTGGTCCTCGGTACCGCCGCGCTCGCCGTCCTCCTCGTCACCTCCGGCTGTCTCGGGGCCATCATGGGTCCCCAAGACGTCTCGGACACCCAACTGAACGAAGAACCACCCGTCGACTACGCCTTCGACAGCGACCGCGACGTCCACATCACCGTGACGGAGAACGCCCAGTTCGCGGCCGTCTACGAGATGAACGGGTCGAGTATCGAGCTGTTCCGTCGCGACGGCTTCGGCGGCCGCAACTCCATCCCGGTCTCCGCGCTCCGCTACCAGTACGAGAACGGGACCGTCCTCAACGGGACGCAGCTGAAGGCCCGCGGCGGCAGCGTCCAGCAGACCCGCGAGGTCGTGACGGTGACGCTCCCGAGCGACGCGAACGCCGACGGGAAGCTGGCGTTCACCTCGTCGTCGTCGCCGAAGCGGTTCTCGCTGCCGACGTACGTCGAAGGCTCCTACGAGGTCGTCCTGCCGCCGGATCGGCGCGTCGACTTCTTCCTGTTCGGACAGGTGCGGCCGAGTGCCGACGAGCGGTTCGAGGACGACCAAGGCCGGACGCATCTCCAGTGGGAGAACGTCGACACCGAGTCGGTGCTCGTCCAGTTCTACCTCCAGCGTGACCTCTACATCTTCGGCGGCATCGCGGCCCTCCTCGTCCTCGTCGCCGGGGGCGGGCTGGCCTACTACAAACGCCAGATCGAGGCACTCCGCGAGCGTCGCCAGCAGATGGGGCTCTCCG